The Sphingomonas sanxanigenens DSM 19645 = NX02 genome includes a region encoding these proteins:
- a CDS encoding adenosine kinase, which produces MSAATYDVVAIGNAIVDVLSKADDAFIAQEGLVKNTMQLLFSTEAAEALYAKMAPGIEVSGGSAANTVAGIAALGGKCGFIGQVADDQLGKVFSHDIRAQGVTFTTTARTEADPTTARCLILITPDGHRTMNTYLGASQFLPAAALDREMIAAGAILYLEGYLWDPEEPRAAMREAIRIAREAGRKVAFTLSDTFCISRHRDDFLKLIADGDIDILFANEAEILSLTLLDDFDKAVAQVAAKLPVLVCTRSEHGAIAVKDGERFTVPAQPVDAVVDTTGAGDLFAAGFLAGQAQGRSVEASLTMGAVCAAEIISHVGARPQVDLKALIARAL; this is translated from the coding sequence TTGTCCGCAGCCACCTATGACGTTGTCGCGATCGGCAACGCCATCGTCGATGTCCTGTCGAAGGCCGATGATGCCTTCATCGCCCAGGAAGGGCTGGTCAAGAACACGATGCAGCTGCTCTTTTCCACCGAGGCGGCCGAAGCGCTCTATGCCAAGATGGCGCCGGGCATCGAGGTGAGCGGCGGCTCCGCCGCCAACACCGTCGCCGGCATCGCCGCGCTGGGCGGCAAATGCGGTTTCATCGGCCAGGTCGCGGACGATCAGCTCGGCAAGGTGTTCAGTCACGACATCCGCGCGCAGGGCGTCACCTTCACCACCACCGCGCGCACCGAGGCGGATCCCACCACCGCGCGCTGCCTGATCCTGATCACGCCCGATGGCCATCGCACGATGAACACCTATCTCGGCGCGTCGCAGTTCCTGCCGGCCGCCGCGCTCGACCGCGAGATGATCGCCGCCGGCGCGATCCTCTATCTCGAGGGCTATCTCTGGGATCCGGAGGAGCCGCGCGCGGCGATGCGCGAGGCGATCCGCATCGCGCGCGAAGCCGGCCGCAAGGTCGCCTTCACGCTCTCCGACACGTTCTGCATCTCGCGTCACCGCGACGATTTCCTCAAGCTGATCGCGGATGGCGACATCGACATCCTGTTCGCCAACGAGGCGGAGATCCTGTCGCTGACCCTGCTCGACGATTTCGACAAGGCGGTGGCGCAGGTGGCCGCCAAGCTGCCGGTGCTGGTCTGCACGCGCAGCGAACATGGCGCGATCGCGGTGAAGGACGGCGAGCGTTTCACGGTGCCGGCGCAGCCGGTGGACGCGGTGGTCGACACCACCGGCGCGGGCGACCTGTTCGCCGCCGGCTTCCTCGCCGGCCAGGCGCAGGGCCGTTCGGTGGAAGCGAGCCTGACGATGGGCGCGGTGTGCGCCGCCGAGATCATCTCGCACGTCGGCGCGCGGCCGCAGGTCGATCTCAAGGCGTTGATCGCCAGGGCGCTGTGA
- a CDS encoding M61 family metallopeptidase, whose protein sequence is MKSALLPVGLLLASASPAIAQNSAPQPLPIVDTIPAPRDVDYPGTMLLEVDATDTQRGIFDVKQTIPVAAAGPMALLFPKWLPGNHAPRGEIEKLAGLEISANGKTLNWERDDVDVYAFHIDVPEGARTLDVRFRFISATNSDQGRVVMTPSIINLQWEKVSLYPAGWYTRRIPVKANVRYPSGWKAASGLPSRVVGGVYQYETTSYETLVDSPVFAGRYMRQEQLSPKVRLNIVADEARYLAAKPEQIEAHRKLVDQAVKLFGAQHYDNYEFLLSLSDELGGIGLEHHRSSENGVKPGYFTDWDAGPGSRNLLPHEFTHSWNGKYRRGADLFTPDFRTPMRNSLLWVYEGQTQFWGYVLQARSGLVSKQDTLDAYAVIAAQLDNRPARGWRDLEDTTNDPIISARRPKGWVSYQRSEDYYNEGLLVWMEVDSMLRAQTRGARGLDDFASAFFGQKDGDWGVAPYTIEDVAATLNGIAPYDWLAFLQQRLNENAAGAPLKGFTNSGYTLVYTEEPTPVINNQQKTGDYADFFYSLGFNVGKGNKVNAVLWDSPAFKQGITVTSELVAVNGHAYSAEELKAAITAAKTGRDPIRLLVRAGDRFREVAIDYHGGLRYPRFRKTGTQASALDKLLEAR, encoded by the coding sequence ATGAAATCCGCGTTGCTGCCGGTCGGGCTGCTGCTTGCCTCCGCTTCCCCTGCCATCGCCCAGAACAGCGCGCCGCAGCCATTGCCGATCGTCGACACGATCCCGGCGCCGCGTGACGTCGATTATCCGGGCACGATGCTGCTCGAGGTCGATGCGACCGACACCCAGCGCGGCATTTTCGATGTGAAGCAGACCATCCCCGTCGCCGCCGCGGGTCCGATGGCGCTGCTCTTCCCCAAATGGCTGCCTGGCAACCACGCGCCGCGCGGCGAGATCGAGAAGCTGGCCGGGCTGGAGATCTCCGCGAACGGCAAGACGCTCAACTGGGAGCGCGACGATGTCGACGTGTACGCGTTCCACATCGACGTGCCGGAGGGCGCGCGCACGCTCGACGTGCGCTTCCGCTTCATCTCCGCCACCAATTCCGATCAGGGCCGCGTGGTGATGACGCCCTCGATCATCAACCTGCAGTGGGAAAAGGTCTCGCTCTATCCCGCCGGCTGGTACACGCGCCGTATCCCGGTGAAGGCCAATGTCCGCTATCCGAGCGGCTGGAAGGCGGCTTCGGGCCTCCCCTCGCGCGTGGTCGGCGGCGTCTATCAATATGAGACGACCAGCTATGAGACGCTGGTCGACTCGCCCGTGTTCGCCGGCCGCTACATGCGGCAGGAACAGCTCTCGCCCAAGGTGCGGCTCAACATCGTCGCGGACGAGGCGCGCTATCTCGCCGCCAAGCCCGAGCAGATCGAGGCGCACCGCAAGCTGGTCGACCAGGCGGTGAAGCTGTTCGGCGCGCAGCATTACGACAATTACGAATTCCTGCTGTCGCTCAGCGACGAGCTTGGCGGCATCGGGCTGGAGCATCACCGCAGCTCCGAAAACGGGGTGAAGCCCGGCTATTTCACCGATTGGGATGCGGGCCCCGGCAGCCGCAACCTGCTGCCGCACGAATTCACCCATAGCTGGAACGGCAAGTATCGCCGCGGCGCCGACCTGTTCACGCCGGACTTCCGCACGCCGATGCGCAACAGCCTGCTGTGGGTCTATGAAGGCCAGACGCAGTTCTGGGGCTATGTGCTGCAGGCGCGCTCGGGCCTCGTCAGCAAGCAGGACACGCTCGATGCCTATGCGGTCATCGCCGCCCAGCTCGACAACCGCCCGGCGCGCGGCTGGCGCGACCTGGAGGATACCACCAACGATCCGATCATCAGCGCGCGGCGGCCGAAAGGCTGGGTGAGCTACCAGCGTTCGGAGGATTATTACAACGAGGGGCTGCTGGTGTGGATGGAGGTCGATTCCATGCTGCGCGCGCAGACCAGGGGTGCACGCGGGCTCGACGATTTCGCCAGCGCCTTTTTCGGCCAGAAGGATGGCGACTGGGGCGTCGCGCCCTACACGATCGAGGATGTCGCGGCGACGCTCAACGGCATCGCGCCCTATGACTGGCTGGCCTTCCTGCAGCAGCGGCTGAACGAGAATGCCGCAGGCGCGCCGCTCAAGGGCTTCACCAACAGCGGCTACACGCTCGTCTATACCGAGGAGCCGACGCCCGTGATCAACAACCAGCAGAAGACCGGCGACTATGCCGACTTCTTCTATTCGCTGGGCTTCAATGTGGGGAAGGGCAACAAGGTCAACGCCGTGCTGTGGGACAGCCCTGCGTTCAAGCAGGGCATCACCGTCACCAGCGAACTGGTCGCGGTCAACGGCCATGCCTATTCGGCGGAAGAACTGAAGGCGGCGATCACCGCGGCCAAGACGGGCAGGGATCCGATCCGGTTGCTCGTCCGCGCGGGCGACCGCTTCCGCGAGGTCGCGATCGACTATCATGGCGGGCTGCGCTACCCGCGCTTCCGCAAGACCGGCACGCAGGCGAGCGCGCTCGACAAGCTGCTGGAAGCGCGGTGA
- the ppa gene encoding inorganic diphosphatase, giving the protein MNIDLIPVGDDPPHSLNVIIEVPVGGEPVKYEFDKKSGALFVDRILHTPMRYPANYGFVPHTLSPDGDPLDALVVARSPFVPGCVVRARPIAVLKLEDEAGGDEKLLTVPVDSTFPYYSKVDEKDHLPEIVMQQIEHFFTHYKDLEAKKWVRIGNWGDASEARQILLEAIDRYEADKANRA; this is encoded by the coding sequence ATGAACATCGATCTGATTCCCGTTGGTGATGATCCCCCTCACAGCCTGAACGTCATCATCGAGGTGCCCGTAGGTGGCGAACCGGTGAAGTATGAGTTCGACAAGAAGTCGGGCGCGCTGTTCGTCGATCGAATCCTGCATACGCCGATGCGCTACCCGGCGAACTACGGCTTCGTGCCGCACACGCTGTCGCCCGATGGCGACCCGCTCGATGCGCTGGTCGTCGCCCGCTCGCCCTTCGTTCCGGGCTGCGTCGTCCGCGCGCGTCCGATTGCGGTGCTGAAGCTGGAAGACGAGGCCGGCGGCGACGAAAAGCTGCTGACCGTGCCGGTGGATTCGACCTTCCCCTATTATTCGAAGGTCGACGAGAAGGACCATCTGCCCGAGATCGTGATGCAGCAGATCGAGCATTTCTTCACCCACTACAAGGACCTCGAGGCCAAGAAGTGGGTGCGGATCGGCAACTGGGGCGATGCCTCGGAAGCGCGCCAGATCCTGCTGGAAGCGATCGACCGCTACGAAGCGGACAAGGCGAACCGCGCCTGA
- a CDS encoding TfoX/Sxy family protein: MAYDSGLVDWVVEALEPLGTVSQRRMMGGATLYLDDTIFALVVGDGLYFKADAESDARWDAAGCARFTYEAKGKVNTFNYRAAPDAVHDDADTMREWALLAVEAGRRAPPPRRKRGPAPKG; this comes from the coding sequence ATGGCGTATGACAGCGGGCTGGTGGACTGGGTGGTCGAGGCGCTGGAGCCGCTGGGCACCGTTTCGCAGCGGCGGATGATGGGCGGCGCCACGCTCTATCTGGACGACACGATCTTCGCGCTGGTCGTCGGCGACGGGCTCTATTTCAAGGCGGATGCCGAAAGCGATGCGCGGTGGGACGCCGCGGGCTGCGCGCGCTTCACCTACGAGGCGAAGGGCAAGGTCAACACGTTCAACTATCGCGCCGCGCCCGATGCGGTGCATGACGATGCCGATACGATGCGCGAATGGGCATTGCTGGCGGTCGAAGCGGGGCGGCGTGCGCCGCCACCCCGCCGCAAGCGCGGCCCAGCCCCGAAGGGCTGA
- a CDS encoding DMT family transporter gives MAWLLLILGGCFEVGFTTCLRYVDGFRNLPWTVGFLVSVTLSMGLLELASRSIPMGTAYAVWGGIGAFGTVIVGMIWFGEPVNVARLALIGGLVGCIAGLKLVH, from the coding sequence ATGGCGTGGCTGTTGCTGATTCTGGGCGGTTGTTTCGAAGTGGGGTTCACCACTTGCCTGCGCTATGTCGATGGCTTCCGCAACCTGCCCTGGACGGTCGGGTTCCTCGTTTCCGTCACGCTGTCGATGGGGCTGCTCGAACTCGCATCGCGATCGATCCCGATGGGCACCGCCTATGCCGTCTGGGGCGGCATCGGTGCGTTCGGCACGGTGATCGTCGGCATGATCTGGTTCGGTGAGCCGGTGAACGTGGCGCGGCTGGCGCTGATCGGCGGGCTGGTCGGCTGCATCGCCGGCCTGAAGCTGGTGCACTGA
- a CDS encoding DUF1345 domain-containing protein, translated as MRLVSGIGNRVAPPRFLAFVLLFALTTVGLKVWLDWRESVMIGFDIAAAVFLLSCIPLLGREAGAMRESARRNDANRRTMLVVTGAVSIAILTAVASELLQRGSTAPQTAAIIVATLALSWLFSNLVYALHYAHLFYRPGNGNGGGDSGGLSFPGTEEPDYWDFVYFAYCLGMTFQTSDVTVGNGLMRRVVTLHCLAAFVFNLGVIAFTINVLGAG; from the coding sequence ATGCGCTTGGTGTCCGGCATCGGCAATCGCGTGGCGCCGCCGCGCTTCCTGGCATTCGTGCTGCTGTTCGCGCTGACGACGGTGGGGCTGAAAGTCTGGCTGGACTGGCGAGAGAGCGTGATGATCGGCTTCGACATCGCCGCCGCCGTCTTTTTGCTATCCTGCATTCCGTTGTTGGGCCGGGAGGCTGGTGCGATGCGCGAATCGGCGCGCCGCAACGACGCCAACCGCAGGACGATGCTCGTCGTGACCGGCGCGGTCTCGATCGCGATCCTGACCGCGGTCGCCAGCGAACTGCTGCAGCGCGGCAGCACCGCGCCGCAGACAGCGGCTATCATCGTCGCCACGCTGGCGCTGAGCTGGCTGTTCAGCAACCTCGTCTATGCGCTGCATTATGCGCATCTCTTCTACCGCCCCGGCAACGGCAACGGCGGCGGCGATAGCGGCGGGCTGAGCTTTCCCGGCACGGAGGAGCCCGATTATTGGGACTTCGTCTATTTCGCCTATTGCCTCGGCATGACGTTCCAGACCTCGGACGTCACGGTCGGCAACGGCCTGATGCGGCGCGTTGTCACGCTGCATTGCCTGGCGGCGTTCGTGTTCAACCTGGGCGTGATCGCCTTCACGATCAACGTACTGGGCGCCGGCTAG
- the ruvA gene encoding Holliday junction branch migration protein RuvA, with protein MIARLTGTLAETTADHAVIDVGGVGYLVQASSRTLTAIGAVGGHVVLFTEMQVREDAITLFGFGSADERDWFRLLTSVQGVGGRVALAILSVLDPAELLRAVANADKAMIARANGVGPKLAMRIVNELKDKAGGLVLGPGGAAAPVAKAGGAGADAVSALINLGFRPGEASSAVAAASEELEPGATLDALVRLALRKASKA; from the coding sequence ATGATCGCACGACTGACCGGAACGCTCGCCGAGACCACCGCCGACCATGCGGTGATCGACGTTGGCGGCGTCGGCTATCTCGTCCAGGCCTCGTCGCGGACGCTGACCGCGATCGGCGCGGTGGGCGGGCATGTGGTGCTGTTCACCGAAATGCAGGTGCGCGAGGATGCGATCACGTTGTTCGGCTTCGGATCGGCGGACGAGCGCGACTGGTTCCGGTTGCTGACGAGCGTCCAAGGCGTTGGCGGCCGCGTCGCGCTGGCGATTCTCTCCGTGCTCGACCCCGCCGAACTGCTGCGCGCCGTGGCCAACGCCGACAAGGCGATGATCGCGCGCGCCAACGGCGTCGGCCCCAAGCTGGCGATGCGCATCGTCAACGAGTTGAAGGACAAGGCCGGCGGTCTCGTGCTGGGGCCCGGCGGCGCGGCCGCGCCGGTGGCGAAAGCCGGCGGCGCCGGGGCGGACGCCGTATCCGCGCTCATCAATCTCGGCTTCCGCCCGGGCGAGGCGAGCAGCGCGGTTGCCGCGGCCAGCGAGGAACTGGAACCCGGCGCCACGCTCGACGCGCTGGTCCGCCTCGCCCTGCGCAAGGCGTCGAAGGCCTAG
- the ruvC gene encoding crossover junction endodeoxyribonuclease RuvC — translation MIILGLDPGLGTTGWGIIAAVGNRLSHIGNGQISTDTKAPLPERLVALDAALTDLLLLHRPDAAAVEEVFVNANPRSTLKLGQARGVVLLAAARTGIAVGEYAASVVKKATVGVGGADKAQVHAMVKRLLPGAAIAGADAADALAVAITHAHHLASNRILGGR, via the coding sequence CTGATCATCCTCGGCCTGGATCCCGGGCTGGGCACGACCGGCTGGGGGATCATCGCCGCGGTCGGCAACCGGCTGAGCCATATCGGCAACGGCCAGATTTCCACCGACACCAAGGCACCCCTGCCCGAGCGGCTGGTGGCGCTCGACGCCGCGCTGACCGACCTGCTGCTCCTCCACCGTCCGGATGCGGCAGCGGTCGAGGAGGTGTTCGTCAACGCCAATCCGCGCTCGACGCTCAAGCTCGGCCAGGCACGCGGCGTCGTGCTGCTCGCGGCGGCGCGTACCGGCATTGCGGTCGGCGAATATGCCGCGAGCGTCGTCAAGAAGGCGACGGTGGGCGTGGGCGGCGCGGACAAGGCGCAGGTCCATGCCATGGTGAAGCGGTTGCTGCCCGGGGCCGCGATCGCCGGGGCCGACGCCGCGGATGCGCTTGCGGTGGCGATCACGCACGCCCATCATCTCGCATCGAACCGGATATTGGGGGGCCGATGA
- a CDS encoding YebC/PmpR family DNA-binding transcriptional regulator, with amino-acid sequence MAGHSKFKNIMRRKGAQDKKRASLFSKLSREITVAAKMGMPDPAMNARLRAAVIAARAGGMPKDNIERSIKKAEGSDGAIFEEIRYEGFGPGGVALIIETLTDNRNRTATNVRLAMSKNGGNLGAPGAVSHSFDRLGLISYPASAGDSDTLFEAALEAGAEDVQSSDEGHEIWTAQEALHEVARALEPVLGEAEGTKLAWRPQTMVAVEEGDAEQLFKLLDALDDDDDVQTVWGNYEVSDEVMEKLG; translated from the coding sequence ATGGCCGGCCATAGCAAGTTCAAGAACATCATGCGGCGCAAGGGCGCGCAGGACAAGAAGCGCGCTTCGCTGTTCTCAAAGCTCAGCCGCGAAATCACCGTCGCCGCGAAGATGGGCATGCCCGATCCGGCGATGAACGCGCGCCTGCGCGCCGCGGTGATCGCCGCCCGCGCCGGCGGCATGCCCAAGGACAATATCGAGCGTTCGATCAAGAAGGCCGAGGGCAGTGACGGCGCGATCTTCGAGGAGATCCGCTACGAGGGCTTCGGCCCTGGCGGCGTCGCGTTGATCATCGAGACCCTGACCGACAACCGCAACCGCACCGCGACCAATGTGCGCCTCGCCATGTCGAAGAATGGCGGCAATCTCGGCGCGCCGGGCGCGGTGAGCCACAGCTTCGACCGGCTGGGGCTGATCAGCTATCCGGCCAGCGCCGGCGATTCCGACACGCTGTTCGAAGCGGCGCTGGAAGCCGGCGCGGAAGACGTGCAGTCGTCCGACGAAGGCCATGAGATCTGGACCGCCCAGGAAGCGCTGCACGAGGTCGCCAGGGCCCTGGAGCCGGTGCTCGGCGAAGCCGAAGGCACCAAGCTCGCCTGGCGCCCGCAAACGATGGTCGCGGTCGAGGAAGGCGATGCCGAACAGCTCTTCAAGCTGCTCGACGCGCTCGACGACGATGACGACGTCCAGACCGTGTGGGGCAATTATGAAGTGTCCGACGAGGTGATGGAGAAACTGGGCTGA
- a CDS encoding heavy metal-binding domain-containing protein: protein MILTTTPTISGRVIAEYRGIVTGEVIVGANIFRDLFASITDIVGGRSGAYESKLRQAREQAFRELEGEAHDKGADAVVGIDIDYEVLGKDGSMLMVTASGTAVKLA from the coding sequence ATGATCCTCACCACCACGCCGACCATCTCGGGACGGGTGATCGCCGAATATCGCGGTATCGTGACCGGCGAGGTCATCGTCGGCGCCAACATTTTCCGCGATCTTTTCGCCTCGATCACCGACATCGTCGGCGGGCGTTCGGGCGCCTATGAAAGCAAGCTCCGCCAGGCGCGCGAGCAGGCGTTCCGCGAGCTCGAGGGCGAGGCGCACGACAAGGGTGCCGACGCCGTGGTCGGCATCGACATCGATTATGAAGTGCTGGGCAAGGACGGGTCGATGCTGATGGTCACCGCCTCCGGCACCGCGGTGAAGCTCGCCTGA
- a CDS encoding DUF2312 domain-containing protein codes for MSDVVAAEQLRLFIERIERLEEEKKGIADDIRDVYAEAKSTGFDVKTMRSIVRLRRMEKNARDEAEALLETYKAALGLD; via the coding sequence ATGAGCGACGTCGTCGCCGCAGAACAGCTACGTCTTTTCATCGAGCGCATCGAGCGGCTGGAGGAAGAGAAAAAAGGCATCGCCGACGATATCCGCGACGTCTATGCCGAAGCCAAGTCCACCGGCTTCGACGTGAAGACGATGCGGTCGATCGTCCGCCTGCGGCGGATGGAAAAGAATGCCCGCGACGAAGCCGAAGCGCTTCTCGAAACCTACAAGGCGGCGCTCGGCCTCGACTGA
- a CDS encoding DUF1244 domain-containing protein: MAIEAIDDATAAKVLRRLVAHLQHRTDAQNVDLMGLAGFCRNCLGDWLAEASDGTLTRDEGRAAVYGMPYAEWKALHQQPATAEQLRRMDESVAKNAREA; encoded by the coding sequence ATGGCCATAGAAGCGATCGATGACGCAACCGCGGCAAAGGTATTACGTCGCCTGGTCGCCCATCTGCAGCACCGCACCGATGCGCAGAATGTCGATCTGATGGGGCTGGCCGGGTTTTGCCGCAATTGCCTGGGCGACTGGCTGGCAGAGGCATCGGACGGAACGCTGACCCGCGACGAGGGGCGCGCGGCGGTTTACGGCATGCCCTATGCCGAATGGAAAGCCCTGCACCAGCAGCCGGCGACGGCGGAACAGCTCCGCCGGATGGACGAAAGCGTCGCAAAGAATGCCCGGGAAGCCTGA
- the pyk gene encoding pyruvate kinase: MSRYLAPRSRKVRVLATLGPASRSPDMIKTLFRAGADAFRVNMSHGSHEDHAKVIAAIREMEAEFNRPTTILVDLQGPKLRVGRFAESMVTLKPGATFVLDRDTAPGDATRVNLPHRELFMAMEEGARLLLDDGKLVLRVTTAEPDRIVTTVEVGGALSNNKGLNVPDVVVPMAALTDKDRKDLDFALEQDVDWIALSFVQRAEDVAEARRLIAGRAALLAKIEKPAAVERLDDILGIADAVMVARGDLGVELPPQSVPPLQKRIVETARRLGKPVVVATQMLESMIKSPSPTRAEVSDVATAVYDGADAIMLSAESAAGDWPEQSVSMMNAIADAVERDPGYHARVHFTETWPDPTTADALSEAAASIAQTVSAAAIVCFTISGSTARRVARERPAVPLMVLTPSRETARRLGLLWGVHAVRTRDVGSFEEMVAKAKRMALRHGIAKAGDAIIVMAGVPFGVAGSTNVLHVVKLVGDELTGFED; this comes from the coding sequence ATGTCGCGTTATCTGGCCCCGCGTTCGCGCAAGGTTCGTGTTCTTGCAACGCTTGGTCCCGCCAGCCGCTCGCCGGACATGATCAAGACGCTGTTCCGCGCCGGTGCCGACGCCTTCCGCGTCAATATGAGCCATGGCTCGCATGAGGATCATGCCAAGGTCATCGCCGCGATCCGCGAGATGGAGGCCGAGTTCAACCGGCCGACGACGATCCTCGTCGACCTGCAGGGCCCCAAGCTGCGCGTGGGCCGTTTCGCCGAGAGCATGGTGACGCTGAAGCCGGGCGCCACCTTCGTGCTCGATCGTGATACCGCTCCCGGCGATGCGACCCGCGTCAATCTGCCGCACCGCGAATTGTTCATGGCGATGGAGGAGGGCGCGCGCCTCCTGCTCGACGACGGCAAGCTGGTGCTGCGCGTGACCACGGCCGAGCCCGACCGGATCGTCACCACGGTGGAGGTCGGCGGTGCGCTGAGCAATAACAAGGGGCTGAACGTCCCCGACGTGGTCGTGCCGATGGCGGCGCTGACCGACAAGGATCGCAAGGATCTCGATTTCGCGCTCGAACAGGATGTCGACTGGATCGCGCTGAGCTTCGTCCAGCGCGCCGAGGACGTCGCCGAGGCGCGGCGGCTGATCGCCGGGCGTGCGGCGCTGCTCGCCAAGATCGAGAAGCCCGCCGCGGTCGAGCGCCTGGACGATATCCTCGGCATCGCCGACGCGGTGATGGTGGCACGCGGCGATCTCGGCGTCGAACTGCCGCCGCAGAGCGTGCCGCCGCTGCAGAAGCGCATCGTCGAGACCGCGCGCCGGCTGGGCAAGCCGGTGGTCGTGGCGACGCAGATGCTCGAATCGATGATCAAGTCGCCCAGCCCGACGCGTGCGGAGGTGAGCGACGTCGCGACCGCGGTCTATGACGGTGCCGACGCGATCATGCTTTCGGCGGAAAGCGCCGCGGGCGACTGGCCCGAGCAGTCGGTGTCGATGATGAACGCGATCGCCGACGCGGTGGAGCGCGATCCGGGCTATCATGCCCGCGTCCACTTCACCGAGACCTGGCCCGATCCGACGACCGCCGACGCGTTGTCGGAGGCGGCGGCGAGCATCGCGCAGACCGTTTCCGCCGCCGCGATCGTGTGCTTCACCATCTCGGGCTCCACCGCCCGCCGCGTCGCGCGCGAACGCCCGGCAGTGCCGCTGATGGTGCTGACGCCCAGCCGTGAGACCGCGCGCCGCCTGGGCCTGCTGTGGGGCGTCCATGCGGTGCGCACGCGCGACGTCGGCTCGTTCGAGGAAATGGTCGCCAAGGCCAAGCGCATGGCGCTGCGCCACGGCATCGCCAAGGCCGGCGACGCGATCATCGTGATGGCCGGCGTTCCGTTCGGCGTGGCCGGCTCAACCAACGTGCTGCACGTCGTAAAGCTCGTCGGCGACGAACTGACCGGCTTCGAAGACTGA
- a CDS encoding bifunctional helix-turn-helix transcriptional regulator/GNAT family N-acetyltransferase, with amino-acid sequence MAIETDDTIRAVRAFNRFHTRFAGALAPRYMGSDLSLIEARLFYEIVNQDGVLAAELQARLDLDAGYASRILRRFEAEGWIERRRGADARQRPIHVTPAGRAEYEALDEVTRADVAARLAPIGAPGRKALVEALGTARMLLADGDLPPWTMRSFATGDMGRIATRQAELYAVSHGWGRPMEALLLDVTGRFLRDFQPGREQCWIAERGGRMVGSVFVCDSGEWGAQLRLLYVEPEARGLGIGEALVNTAIGFARDAGYDRIWLWTHSVLESARRLYAGCGFERTSVTIHDAFGTPEEGEDWELRFRD; translated from the coding sequence ATGGCCATCGAGACCGACGATACGATCCGCGCGGTGCGCGCGTTCAACCGCTTCCACACCCGCTTCGCGGGTGCGCTGGCGCCGCGCTACATGGGCAGCGATCTCAGCCTGATCGAGGCGCGGCTGTTCTACGAGATCGTCAATCAGGATGGCGTGCTCGCCGCCGAACTGCAGGCGCGGCTCGATCTCGATGCCGGCTATGCGAGTCGCATATTGCGTCGGTTCGAGGCGGAGGGCTGGATCGAGCGGCGGCGTGGCGCCGATGCGCGTCAGCGGCCGATCCATGTCACCCCCGCCGGCCGCGCCGAGTATGAGGCGCTCGACGAAGTGACCCGCGCCGATGTCGCGGCGCGGCTGGCGCCGATCGGCGCGCCGGGCCGCAAGGCGCTGGTCGAGGCGCTGGGCACGGCGCGCATGCTGCTTGCCGATGGCGATCTGCCGCCGTGGACGATGCGGTCCTTCGCAACCGGCGACATGGGCCGCATCGCCACGCGCCAGGCCGAGCTCTATGCCGTCTCGCACGGCTGGGGGCGGCCGATGGAGGCCCTGTTGCTGGACGTCACCGGCCGGTTCCTGCGGGATTTCCAGCCGGGGCGCGAGCAATGCTGGATCGCCGAGCGCGGCGGGCGGATGGTCGGCTCGGTGTTCGTCTGCGATTCGGGGGAGTGGGGGGCGCAACTCCGGCTGCTCTATGTCGAGCCCGAGGCGCGGGGCCTCGGCATCGGCGAGGCGTTGGTCAACACCGCGATCGGCTTCGCGCGCGACGCCGGTTACGACCGGATCTGGCTGTGGACGCACAGCGTGCTCGAAAGCGCACGGCGGCTCTATGCCGGCTGCGGCTTCGAGCGGACCTCGGTGACGATCCACGACGCCTTCGGCACGCCCGAAGAGGGCGAGGATTGGGAATTGCGCTTTCGCGATTGA